The segment agCTGAACAACGCTGATATATTATAGACGCACTTCCTATAGGTCACAAGTACCTATATCGTATAATGAATAACTATGACACGAATTTATTCAAACCCATTGTTATCAAGTTTCAACGTGTTACCTTTACTGTAGCTTCTAGTGTCATTAGTAACCCAgcaaattaacttttatttataagtttaaattttgtgtgtgaaaacaaaatttaagcCTTTTTTAACAACCATTTAACATTTCTTTAACAACCTAAAAAATCGCGTTATATTTGGTCTTCAATCACCGGGTTGTCGTTTTTCTTCAACACACGAGTAGAATACAATGTCTGTTCAATAGaggatttttatattaaaacaatccTACAATCTAACAAGATTGCCTTTGAAACATGATAACATCCTCGTGATGTAATGTAGTAATCTTCATTCAAAATCAAGGTATAGCTCACTAACCCtaacttattttaactttaaaattaagtttaataagtgtcgttaaatcatttatttttttaatatgaatatatgatAATAGAAAAGACCGAGTGGACGGTCTTTTCTATTATCAAATTAAGTGCGGACAAAGGATTATGAAGGTAGCATAATTAATGGTCAGCATATTAGATAAGATActttttacttacttatagAAAAGTCTATAATAATGACCAACAGAGAAATGATGGCTCGGCGGGCTTCGCCGGGTTGCCAAGCTAATAACGTGGACCGCAGCTGTTTTGGACGTAACTTTATTGTCTAAATCGGATTGAATCTAATTCAGTCTTCGCAATCCGATGAGCAGTGGATGGACACCAATATGACAGTCCAACTAATATTCATTTTTCTAGactaagtaaaaatatttaaactaatgGCCCatgctaaataaaaattacgatttacaaaaaagagTCGTAGATGTGCACTACGACTCTACAAGACAAGTAGAGCAGAGAGGTAGAGCCTCGTCAAGTTAGATATCTAACAAACTCGCTTCAAACTAGTCTCCACTGATCAGCCTATCCAGTTTCTACAATTCAACAATGAGTACTTATACAATTCGTTGTAGCTGTTGTTATGACAAATGAAGGCTGCCGTAGggatataagtatttttcacACTATGTTTACTATTTCACCAAAAACACCTGTGTTTCATTatacaatgtaaaatatttacctactatGGAATATATTCGAAACTTAGGTTTAATAAGGAAATTCCAACCTCATTTATGAACATTCGATACTTTACCCAGACATTATCAGTTTattgttagtttttaattatgaaaatattttgtagataaatgtaggtattttttccTTGTATAAACAGTATAGTGCATAATGGgaataaacatatttgttttagcAAGCCTGTATAAAATACATGTACAAACGAATACATATCATGATCCAGACGATAAAATCACAGCCCAAACAATAACATAACGTACTGCGCAAGCACATGCAGCGAGATCACTCATTGGAGTCCTGCTTACAttccattttttattgaaatacaaatttatatttttccttacaaagtgtttataaaattaattcatagaAGTATAATATGAAACCCCGACATATGTCCTAAATCAACGAAGTGttcttattgataaatataattatagttaaataacttaagtatattatgaaattcCAGTCATATCTACCtatgtacaataataaattttatttttgggttCGATCGAAACGGCTTATCCTTACAACATGACTATGGCACATATTTAGGAATATGTCAACTCACTATTTTATGAAAGCCTCACTAgaaaactacttatatattgGGACACGGTCAAGATCTTATCTTCTATGGGCTTCACTACGACTACTAAAGATGCAGACATCTTCGcgtgtatatatttttctactacTTATCTACCCGTAGGTACCACCAATTTTACACGCATGTTTGCGTTCAAtgagatttattttcttcaagcTTGGCTATAGATGTAGaccatatatataaactatactTAACTACATTACGTGTAGTAGTATGTCCTATTTTTGTTAcgaatgtcatattttttacaagtctAATATTGCATCCTTGCACCCGTTCATATTATGGATACTTTTATAACTTCTTTAAGCACAATAACTGTTTTTCTGCATATTATAAGCATACAAATGAATACCATAAatccaaatttttattaaaaggaaAATTTGACATGATGGTTTCGCGttacaaaaagtattattattaatatggtGTATAAGTACGTATGGGGTCGTCCATTAAATACGTGAGGCTTGAAAGGCAGGGGAGGGAGGGGATTTAGCAAAAATAACGAAGTATATCACCAGGTGTAGTAAGATATcacgtgtatttatttttacgtcaaACGTGCGAATTTTAAACCAAAAAACGGCGTGATATTATTTCTAtctaaagatatttaaaaaattaagaatatctGTAGGTAATACAAATACACGTGATTTTGGGTGGGGTTAGTCTTAAACCTCACCACGTACCTATCACGACGGTTTAAAAATGTTAGAAAAAACAACACATGAATAATGGACGGCTCCTGCTCACATCAAGGATATTTCCCATCACAGATCCAGGATAATCTCCATTTTTACTATGCTTATCTTTGTCGTTCAGTttacgtaattatttatttctttttgcgAAATATCTGCGCACTATATACATAACACGCAATAATCAACTAggaacataatataaaattgacaaaactCCAACTTCtgcatttacaataaatatattttgattgtcTACTTGTTATTATGAAAGTAAGtcactaaaatttattatataaatatatattctacaCATAGAAAATCGCTAAGTATTCTGAGCTCTGCTCATTTCATTATGCtaccttaatttttaaatatttatttaataggcATATCTCGTGTTCATTACAAGTAGACAACAAAATCCGACCATACTACATACCTTAGTAAGTATACCACTTTCAAAATAGCACCGCCTTTCCAATTaccataaaattatgattaattttccttcaataataatgataatttaatataaaaattggtcACATTCAATGTCTAAACTGATTagctaaattaataattataataaagtgacTGAACGTTTTATCCTGTGATTCCATCTTCTGTTTAAGAGAGCATTCAAAAAGGCTTCTTCCCAAACTATACTTACGACTTatactagtataaaataatctagtgaataggtacatatttataagaaaaccGTCAGTTCAATGTGCTGCCATAACAAAAAAACGGATGACTACTATAgacatttacatacatataaacgaTGCCCTAAACGGATATTTACACTTTTGGTCATTGGTACGTTGTGGAAGTGCCTAGGTTAGGCAGTAGGGTGTACTGCTGAGGGATGCGGGTGAGTGGAGAGGTGCGTGGACTCGCTGCGGCGCGGCGGCGCAGGCGGCGGCCTCTTCTTAATCGGCTTGGGCTCTTCTCGCCGTGGCTGCGGTTCTCTTCCATACATATTCTCATAAAACGGATCTTCTACCCCTCCGCCGTAATGTTCTTGCACCCACATTGACACACTTGTCTCTTTATAATCTTCTGACAGAGGATACTCCCGAAAACCCAGAACTTCGTGAGGGGTCGTCGCAGGttctaatttacatttttgcgCTACTTGCCACTTTTTCCTCATAACCCTTTGTAAGTCTTTCAAAAACTCTTTCGGTGGATTGCTATTGGAGTCGGCGAGTTTCTTAGGTGAAGACAGCCTCGTGCTCTCATTGCGTTTCGGCGGTGGCGGCTTGCGAGGAGAAGGTGGCGGGacttcttttaaattaaatgaaattttcttttttcctttAGTATCGGAACACGACGGAATATCATCTACAAAAATGACTTTTTTGATAGATCCTGTTCGTTCCTTGATCGGTTCAGTAGCTTTCTTTTGAATAGAGGGACTGCcagtacttaattttttgttttgtaattctGCCAAACAGGCGCCGTAAGCTACGTTCTGTGGTCCATAAATACTCTTATCGGAATGAAGAGAGGATGTTCGAGAGTTGTCTGAGTTGACGCTGTCTAGGGACGGCTGTCTCGGGAAGGTGCGAGCCTGGCCAGCGCGCGCCGCCTGTTCCATCTGCTGCGCGGTCAGCTGGCTCACGATGTCCTGCACGCGTCCACTGCCGGGCTCCACCGAGTGCTcaggcggcggcggcggcaaGCTCAACTGGGACCCAGAGATATCCTCGATTGGATCCAGAGGCGGCGGTGGAGGCGGAAGAGAATCCAAACTTAAAGTAGAACTGAACATACCATCGGGTATATCTTCAGTAGGCGGTGGCGGCAGAGGTAAGTCTTCCGTAGCCGGAACTTCCGGTGGTCTTTGCACTTTATCATAAATAGTAGTATAGCCGTATAAAGCTGAGCTATTGTCAGCACTATTTCGGTACAGATTGTCTCTTGGAATACTCTCATAGTGACCGTAAGAAGGCGGTTCGTGTCGAAGTGGGCTGCTTAATGAACTGTGATGAGAACTGGTTGGTCCGCTGTAAACGGAACTTTCAGTTGTTTctgaaaaataacacaatgCTTGGTCAGTGAGCAGAATTTCAAATGATATCAGATGCTTTAATCGGTATACCTAACTAATCATCATGCTTACCGATGCTATGATGACGTTTGAGCGTGGAGTCGTCGACCCGCGAGGTGCGCGGACGCCGGGTAAGTGTGCCGCCGTCACCACCGCCTTCGTCCTCTCCCTCACACTCTCCTCCTTTCTCTGCCATCTCTTTTAGCTGACGCGTCATCCACGTCAAAGGAATGTTTGGTTTCATTGAAGGCTTGCGTTTTATAGTTcctgtaaattaaaaattatatttacaaatgctTAAGTACGTTAGAAAGAAGTCTAGGTATAGGTCGGCTTGAGTATAttactgatataaatataaaactagatTAACATACCCATGGGAAATTCACAATCGAAAGCACTTTCTGAAGCGGTGCCGCCGTCCGACAGACAGCCACTGGAACTCGACGAGGACGCCCGCGAGTGCCTGCCACCATTCATTCAGTTTATCAACATTTACACTTTCatgaatattgaattaatttgcTATATTTTGGGGATTCGCCATGCCTTAAGTATAAGTAAAACCAAGCGCATGCAAGTAACAAGTACAAATTAATAGGTTTAGGTGAattacacatatataaattacttaatttatatatgtgtaatTCACCTAAacctattaatttatatatcagAAACTGAATTTTAAGtaccaaaaaaattacacttctttagtaattctaaaaatacattatttcagAGTGATATAgggtactatttattaattgatatgCATAACAGACATGGATGAAGACATTATAATATTcgcatttgtataaaattgacAACTAATCGCACAgcataataaacataacaaaaaggTTAAATGAAATGGCAAATTATATCAACATTTCAAGATCATACCTTCCGCTGCTAATGTCGGAGTTGGCAACACTGGCGTTGCTGGAGCTAGACTGCGCCGGGCTGCTGATCCCGGCCGCGGTGGAGCCATTCGTCTTCGTCGGGATTGACGATATCTGACAACCAGCAACATGCCAGTTATTGCACGAAACATAACATTGTATAATTTCATGTCTCGTTTATTATCACGCCTGTTTTAATCCCAATTTGCTTTTAATCTACAGATCTAACATGACGgaagatacattttatttattggatgGTAGATATGCCGCCGTGGAATGAGGACACCAAAATTCATGAAGCCATTgttgttattaaaacaaagaaaaatagttCTAAAACCTAttgaaactatataaatattatcttgaTGTCGCTACATTAGCTTATCAAAGAGCTAGTGCGATAAATACTCACAGAACATGATCGTGCGTGTGCCAAATGATCTAGGTCTTCTTGCGTGAGCTCTTCTATCAATGATCGGTGATTTTCCAATAACTGTCTTCCGTGCTGtaacaaaaaacttatttatctgCTGTTGGGGGTAACTGAACCAATTACTTAGTATAGCAAAAATTACTCTtagcagatttttttctttattaattgataatttatttcgtttgaCATACGGTCATTCTTACCTTTGCTATCCTCATCGCGGTTACCCATCGCTCGAGGGTACGCTGATCATCAGCACATAGgaacttaataaattttacactcTTTGGTTGTTGAAGTCTCGGATGTTTGATAGCGAAGCAGAAATCTGTCGGAGATTTGTATTTCTTCTTCCAGTTCAGGCCCAGGTAAACCTCGTTGGTGTCGAAGGTAGCCAAGCATACTAATTCTTTAAGCGTCTTCACTTTGTCCTTCGGTGAGTAGTACAGTCCTAATTGGGACAAACacagttatattataataacaaaaggaAAATTACATGGGAAACATAATATTCGCCAAGCCGATTCGCAATgcaaatagttaaaaaaagaaatttcacGTGTGGCCACACATATTGCACTATCCGGTTACAAACCTGATGGTCTTAGCACGAAGTGGTATTTCTTCCATCCCTTTTTCGCAtcgctttttaaatatagtggCCCCTCCATGGGGGGCACAGGATGCCCGGAGATGGAGGGCACAGTGCTCACAGTCCCACCACTTTGACCGAAGAATTCTTCTATGATCACCTGTCTTGAATGTTCATCATGTTCACTCGACCAACCTTTGCAATTGTGAAAAAGACTGATTAGCTATAGTCGAGGCTTGAAAATGGTGAAATTCTGACAATAGAACACTACATATACGATAATGGGGATGATGACTTAtagtataagtaatatattttcatttaattatattaaaaagagaGTTCTGGTGAAGGTTGTCTGGTGTCATTACCTGTCATGGGAAGCGAAACTTAATGGCAATACGATTCTAGGAAGTAACAGTGACGATTGAAGAGTCGACTTAACAGAGAATCCCATCATAATCAGGTGAACGCAAACAAGTTTACATACCTCTATCATCTTCagtcaataaaaacttttctgGTGTTTGGAATAGATGTATTTTATCATGTCTCTCAgcgaacaaaattttatttttggactCCCTAGTCCACAGCATTAGATTGTCAACTAGCATTTCGTGATCTTCGTATACACGTTCtggaaacaaacaaaaatgccGTTATTTTCTCGTAAAGACCATAATCATGATATCAATGGAATTTTAACAGTCCATTGTGATCTTAATTGTGGTGCTTTCCAAAGTgaccaaataataaaaaaatacaaaaagcgcatttgttataaaacactAAAAAATAAGGATATAACCAGTTGTAGTGTAACCTTTTGTTCTATGATGATCATTTTAAATGGAGGTAGTGGcagttaaataaagaaaccTATCGGGCTTTTTATCTCTCTCGTATAATTGCGTATTCACGGTATCAATCTAGGCAGtgtggtaaaaaataaccttaaattttgaaagattgagctgtgattttacaaacgAACACTTGACTTCatccctctttgggaatactattaTTGTCTGTCAGCTATCAGGGCTTTGTAGGATCACTATGTAGTGATCCTACAAAGCCCTGAGTTTTGAACGTGGAATTATTCCATTCTGTGTCTATGGCTAGATAATATCAAggacagttttattaaaatttccgTACCCATGTGTAAATCGGGCAAGTGTTCCACAATGGCCCACTTGGGCTCCATGGTGACGTGGTTTTTGTCGGCCAGAAGGCGCGCCACGTAGCCGCACGTCATCTTCTCGTCCACTAACAAGCTTTTAGAGGACCCATCCATAGAAAACGCCTTGATGAATAGTTTCTTCACATTTGCTTCTCGCATTCGTTCCAGGGCCAACTTTATCTTGTCGGCCTTTTGCTGAAAACTGGCGTCctagaaaatgttttatattcgtTAATAGCGAAAGTCTtatgattcaaatttattttgttaactttGCCAATACGGTAGAATATTGCAAgtataacttaattatttctatCTTAACATGTGCTTACCCACTACTAACGTatattactatactatactacactacactacactacactacactacactacactacactacactacactacactacactacactacactacactacactacactatactatactatacgaGTTATTACCTGTAGACGGTTTGTATAACTATCAAAACATACCTTCTGAGTATCATGGAGATTCAATTTCAAGGCTTTGCACTTGGAACTAGTATTACTGGACGCAGACGATTCGCTGGACAGCATAGATACCTGCAATCACGTTTAGATAGTGTCAGTAAAGTTCACTGTAGGGTATACATATCTCGGTTGTTAGATTGGTGAGCACTACCTACTATCCTCATACAACTGACACAAATGAAATACtcccatttataattattagctTAGACGGATTTATTTTGGgcaataatattaacttacaGTATCGCTGAAAGCTGAATCATTGTCCGGTGAATCTGTGCGAGCTATACTGCCAGCTCTCTCGGCACATTCCTTGGCGCAATCCTGTCGTTGGGAACCTTCCCCGCCACTACTTTCTTTGGAGCCAGATGGGAACCCTGAAATTTTCATTGTACTATTAGAAGCGGTAGTGGTTAAGTCGCTCTAGCTTGCTCCAGTGGCTGATAAGTCTACTCATACTATACGTAATCAAAGGTACTAGAATAAAAAtagctaaaacaaaaaataatggtttCACTTGATAAGTAAGATTTATCAATTGTTaatgtaacattttgttaataaaccCTAAAACAGGAAAACAATTGTCGGTGGATTATATTTAGtcgagtaggtacctattattatttttatcaccaCGATATGTTGTACTTATATAAGTACAACTTATACTATTCTAtagttgattaattttattcatttcctTTTTAAAGTGAACGAACCGACACAGAAACGAACGAATAAGGAATATTTTGAAGATGAATTTTGATTTACCAGATGACACTCTGGATATCTCTTCATCGTATTCTGAGTCGAGCGCACAGAGTTCCCCCAGGATTGCGTCCAGATCTGCGTCTTGGGTCTCCTCCAAGTTGGCCATAGAGAAACGATAGGTGTCGATGCGAGGCGCCACTATCTCTAGCGGCCGCAAGGCCGTTGATGCTTCGTTGGAGGAATTTAGCCCCTGGAAGAGAAAAGGTTTATGAGCATATTGATTCAGTAATACAAATATGCTCATTATTTGTATGGAAAACGAGATGTGTcagtgatataataaaataccactagttttcattttcatacattCGTAAAGCATCAGGGTATACATACATTGCTCACTtgctcttttatttttgtgattggCCAGTATTGCTACCGAACCTTTATTTGTCTTAACAGTTGTACACATTATGAAAGTTTTCTAACACACACCACCAGTAGTCAGTATGTACCAAGGCGTAGGTTCCAACGGAGTGTTGCATTTTATCAAGGATTTGACACATCTGGTCAAGTCAACTGACAGTCCAACAGCGGTTCAACTAGCGCCATCTGGCGGGTAAAGCCAAGTCAGGAAACTTTGGAATACCCTCATTGTATGCAGGTATATATTGTCCTTCGCCCTTTGCCCGCAGTTTAGGTATCTttacagattttatttgtgatcTCAATTTATAGTTTCAACTATTGCACAAAAAATTGGATTGGATAAAAGTCTTTATTAGCGATAGATACAAGTAGGTATCAAGCTTACACGTAAAGCAattttaaggatttttttatttatttatttattaacatttcttaAATCTAACATTACATGATGTTTTTAATGCAAAGTTCACACATTTGCccattcattaattatatattcaaccACGCTTAATGAGTCCCAGGAAACTAATCCTAATCCATAAAAGTGTCCAGAGGATGCCATGAATATGAATGAAAGCCCGTATATGTCAAGAATTCATTAGTACTCGGGACAAGTCAACATCCCAAAACATGGTTGGAAATGCATTGTCTTATCAAACAATGAGTTGATATCTTTATGATGATACTTGCTTACATcaatgtaagtacttactacataataataaatttgctgtatttataatgtgactaattctataaataacGAAGGCGGCTTCTCCACTCTCATTGCATTTCTCACTATTTGGATTCATTATCTGCAGCACTATACTGTAGAGTCCAATGACCTAACTGAGATACGTCCATTCTTAATCAGTagactaattttaaaacttatgagAATCGTACAGCTGATACTTGTGTGGGTTGTATGTATGTGGTTATTGTTTCTTAACACGTTACTCAAGATAGAGAAaccatatttaaatgttatattttgaaattaaattgttatatatctTTTGTGCTACATACCGTCGAGGACATCTTTATAGTTTGTTCGATAGATTTGTTATCTACCGGAGAACTATTGACACTTCTGGACTTTCCACTGGCGAGTCTGAAACTCCTATTCAGGCTGGACAAGAACCCGCCGCGATGCCACTTGCCTGGCTCGTTCATTGGCAACTCCGTCATTTCGTTCACATCGCAACTTGCTATGACTCACGAGCCAGCACTTCGCGCTATTAGTTACTAAACGCGCAAAGCCCGGCAATGCACACCCAATTGAAGTTTTAACACGGCTCTTTCGCCATCGTCAAATAACAAAGCAAGGAAGTCGGATTTGTTAACAAGAAATTGAGGTTTCTgtcaattgaaaattaaaaccatTACATTTCACAGTTATGAACGTGAAcgatattgttattaattccACTTTGACCAGAGTCTGCGCACGAGCGGCTCACTATTTTACACACTACGATGTCCTCATCCATTCACTATTACAAAACATTGTGTTCATGGCTTTACTTAGTTTTACTGTAAATATTAGATCACAAAAGGTAAGGAGCTGTCGGCCACGAAACGCGTTAAGCCGTACGCTGTCTTGGATACAACTAGATTGGTCGAGTCGAGCGAGTAGCGTTACAAAATGCGGCATGAGCGCTTGCAGGGCAGGCAGTACGGCGCAGGGGGGGCGCCACGCCAAGCAAACCGACTGCGTTTTGTGGACTGTGCACGTGTGCGAGCCCGCTATGTATAGTAGGATTCCAGATTGACAAGATGAGAGGGCTGCGGGTGTGTGTGTTCCCCTTGTTCCCGAGTCGGATCCCTGCCGAGGCTGACCGAGCCCGAACTGTGGGGTGCCCGAAGCCCGAACTCACGCACACATACCCATTTACGCTCAATCCGTAGCACACAGCCACTCGCATCCGGGATTTCGGTACAACCCGATTCCGGTAGCGTACAATTCAAAACCCCGCACGACTGGGTGGATGAGGGTGAGTTCACGACCGAGGATAAGTGACAGAAatgaattgtaaaatattatatactacttACGTGAAAAAAACTTGGAAATTCTAAATTTCGACGTAAATGCATTATAACACTACTTGCTATATCATAGTCATCGTAGCTGTGAAGTCCAGGTTAAGACCAAAGcggtatttaaaaaacttatttcttcCATCCTACGTAACAGATAATTTCATTGGTATAATTGATTAGTATACCTATTACACACATATAATGTGATAGTCTATACCCATTACACACGTAACGTGATGCGTCcctgtttgaaataaaatgaaatgatatttattaaataaacaaaactttgCTACATTGCTTATACAATTGGTCCCACACTAACTAGGCAACATGCATGTTTGtctattgtttttctttccttTCTGTTCTAAGctgtttataactttttaatttacaaaacaagaaTCTGTAATTGGCATTAAGATTAACACTGtaagataaaatgtaattttgttcaaGTGCTGTTGAttgcaagataaataaataaaaaaaaataataattctaatcTAGTTTAgtcaatttgtataaaatagcggcataataaattctacacctaaaccttcctcagaaatcacactatctattgtgaaatccgtacaaaaatccatcctatagtttttgagtttatcgcgcgTACAGACAAACAGAGACGACAGGGGGagtactttatataatatgtaaagataaggatgtatatacaatatatgttACTTTTAACATTTGTTAACATAtattactgtttatttatttagcaactATGCCCTGTTTCATAGCACAATGACCTACATTCATTTTGTCCTACTTTTCCGCGAACCGCAGCTCCACCCTACACCCCAAACTGATTAACTTTATGGCTCTCACCggtttataatatgaaaatcaaatcaatacagataataaaacagtagaaaaattTTTCCtgtatattgaatatatttacaaagaaaaacaaaattaggctaTTGTAACAGAGatagaatttgaaataaaaaactctgtatgtctgtctgtttggacacgctaatcttcggaactactggacggatttgaatgaagcttttttgttatatagctattaagcctgtgcaacatatagggtataaatgattttgaaaactggaacacctgatggagaacaatgatggtacaggtaaactataggaaatatagaaatgacgccttaacaaaagttgcacaaattcaaattcaaaattctttattcaatttaggatgatatacatcacttttagacgtcaaaaaattacttaaactaagtctactgctggcttccaaagcgcaggtgaacaagaagcggcgcaacaaaacCACAGCCTGTCATCAGGCTGTGGTTTTGTCTTCTGGAACTTTCTGGAACACCCGttgtagacccatgatggtacagctaaactataggaaatatagaaataacgacttacaaaaagttgtttagcctgatgagcattttctgttgaggtaaaAAAATCGAAGGTCTGGAATACCT is part of the Plodia interpunctella isolate USDA-ARS_2022_Savannah chromosome Z, ilPloInte3.2, whole genome shotgun sequence genome and harbors:
- the pico gene encoding uncharacterized protein pico isoform X1, yielding MTELPMNEPGKWHRGGFLSSLNRSFRLASGKSRSVNSSPVDNKSIEQTIKMSSTGLNSSNEASTALRPLEIVAPRIDTYRFSMANLEETQDADLDAILGELCALDSEYDEEISRVSSGFPSGSKESSGGEGSQRQDCAKECAERAGSIARTDSPDNDSAFSDTVSMLSSESSASSNTSSKCKALKLNLHDTQKDASFQQKADKIKLALERMREANVKKLFIKAFSMDGSSKSLLVDEKMTCGYVARLLADKNHVTMEPKWAIVEHLPDLHMERVYEDHEMLVDNLMLWTRESKNKILFAERHDKIHLFQTPEKFLLTEDDRGWSSEHDEHSRQVIIEEFFGQSGGTVSTVPSISGHPVPPMEGPLYLKSDAKKGWKKYHFVLRPSGLYYSPKDKVKTLKELVCLATFDTNEVYLGLNWKKKYKSPTDFCFAIKHPRLQQPKSVKFIKFLCADDQRTLERWVTAMRIAKHGRQLLENHRSLIEELTQEDLDHLAHARSCSISSIPTKTNGSTAAGISSPAQSSSSNASVANSDISSGRHSRASSSSSSGCLSDGGTASESAFDCEFPMGTIKRKPSMKPNIPLTWMTRQLKEMAEKGGECEGEDEGGGDGGTLTRRPRTSRVDDSTLKRHHSIETTESSVYSGPTSSHHSSLSSPLRHEPPSYGHYESIPRDNLYRNSADNSSALYGYTTIYDKVQRPPEVPATEDLPLPPPPTEDIPDGMFSSTLSLDSLPPPPPPLDPIEDISGSQLSLPPPPPEHSVEPGSGRVQDIVSQLTAQQMEQAARAGQARTFPRQPSLDSVNSDNSRTSSLHSDKSIYGPQNVAYGACLAELQNKKLSTGSPSIQKKATEPIKERTGSIKKVIFVDDIPSCSDTKGKKKISFNLKEVPPPSPRKPPPPKRNESTRLSSPKKLADSNSNPPKEFLKDLQRVMRKKWQVAQKCKLEPATTPHEVLGFREYPLSEDYKETSVSMWVQEHYGGGVEDPFYENMYGREPQPRREEPKPIKKRPPPAPPRRSESTHLSTHPHPSAVHPTA
- the pico gene encoding abnormal cell migration protein 10 isoform X2; translation: MALVEEAGAGAEDPEALLNEWLGELTVLTAGLNSSNEASTALRPLEIVAPRIDTYRFSMANLEETQDADLDAILGELCALDSEYDEEISRVSSGFPSGSKESSGGEGSQRQDCAKECAERAGSIARTDSPDNDSAFSDTVSMLSSESSASSNTSSKCKALKLNLHDTQKDASFQQKADKIKLALERMREANVKKLFIKAFSMDGSSKSLLVDEKMTCGYVARLLADKNHVTMEPKWAIVEHLPDLHMERVYEDHEMLVDNLMLWTRESKNKILFAERHDKIHLFQTPEKFLLTEDDRGWSSEHDEHSRQVIIEEFFGQSGGTVSTVPSISGHPVPPMEGPLYLKSDAKKGWKKYHFVLRPSGLYYSPKDKVKTLKELVCLATFDTNEVYLGLNWKKKYKSPTDFCFAIKHPRLQQPKSVKFIKFLCADDQRTLERWVTAMRIAKHGRQLLENHRSLIEELTQEDLDHLAHARSCSISSIPTKTNGSTAAGISSPAQSSSSNASVANSDISSGRHSRASSSSSSGCLSDGGTASESAFDCEFPMGTIKRKPSMKPNIPLTWMTRQLKEMAEKGGECEGEDEGGGDGGTLTRRPRTSRVDDSTLKRHHSIETTESSVYSGPTSSHHSSLSSPLRHEPPSYGHYESIPRDNLYRNSADNSSALYGYTTIYDKVQRPPEVPATEDLPLPPPPTEDIPDGMFSSTLSLDSLPPPPPPLDPIEDISGSQLSLPPPPPEHSVEPGSGRVQDIVSQLTAQQMEQAARAGQARTFPRQPSLDSVNSDNSRTSSLHSDKSIYGPQNVAYGACLAELQNKKLSTGSPSIQKKATEPIKERTGSIKKVIFVDDIPSCSDTKGKKKISFNLKEVPPPSPRKPPPPKRNESTRLSSPKKLADSNSNPPKEFLKDLQRVMRKKWQVAQKCKLEPATTPHEVLGFREYPLSEDYKETSVSMWVQEHYGGGVEDPFYENMYGREPQPRREEPKPIKKRPPPAPPRRSESTHLSTHPHPSAVHPTA